The DNA region acaagcccaaaaatgctaaatatgattatcaatgcagaaaaatgcatttaagatttttttcagttgattagacttctcttttcatggaaatttttaagttttgtggaaaaatgttttttttttctcccctgATTGGCctgaccaattttgaagagaaggagggggggcgacataaactttgaaaaatatacaatataaaaaaaaatcaaaagggaaAAGCCCcccatgcaaaaatattttaaaaaccattaatttataagattttttttttgactctgTTCATCAAACTTTGCGATATCTCGGATACTATctatcgattttcaatgttaattttttttttacatttacagcacttttcaataaaaatagttttaaagcgctaaaatactttttgcaatttcgtcgtgaaactactcactttcctgtcattctcgaacgacgaaatggcctacttttctaAACCAAAAATACCAGGCTAGAAAATTAATACTTTTCAATACCAGTATCcattagtatcgaaaagtagcattttcaatatattttttttatttgaacggtgaatttattcAACACATGgaagtttgaaataaaattcccttcaaaaagcattttttcagaatgacaacaaatgttgtaagcaactctttgcaaaactctattttttcagcacttgccgTAATTATCCAACTCGTTAAACCTCGCTGGATAAATATACGACTCGTTCTGAAATAATCTtgtttttgcaacatgttgcataaacttctatataatgatcattttaaaatgtttggcttgattgtaaaatttcgtaataatttgtaaataataagtaaattttttaaattttattttttaagcattGAAAATAGAACCAATCGCTTCCAAGACATCGCGAGTTGAAAAATAAAGACTTGCTAGGTTACAgtgagaaaaataaatttttcacaaaatttaaacttcaagAAACTGTACCTCTGCAACCAGCAGCATTGGCCATGCTTTGAAGGCACTCTGCTGAAAAAGTTGCGCAATAATActtgaaaatagtcacattAGTGGCAAAATGACTCAAAAAATTGGGATAAACGActctaaaaaaacacatttcatTTTTGACATCAAAATCGAATCAAGCGACACCAAAATAGTTGAATTCAAGTAGTCGAATGTCTGTTACATTGCCAAAGGAATATTCTCAAAATTGGACCATCTTGGATATCATATTACAAGCATTTTTGGGGTCATACTCGAGCTCCTAAACCCAATGATAACGAGAGAATTGTGATTCAACCattcgaaaatttgattttctgaAGTAACTTTTTTACGCGTGCACCGTAAATGCGTTTTACTCAGTTATGTTACAGGCCGGGTGGGCATTCTAATTGCGTCTTTGTACAATTTTGGTGACTTATAATTTTACTTCTCATTGAGTTTCAATAGGAGATAAAACTGCATCATGAAAGGAAGAATCAAGTAGAAGGAAGTGAgcggaaaaaaaacaagaccACAACATCTTCGTTTCACCTCATGACCTTCTCCTTTCGCCGGGAAGGCCAAAAAAGGAacctttttgggtattttttcacgttttttatttattttgctaaCACTAGAGTACTGGTATAGACACATATATAAACATATACACCGCCGCGGCAGGGTTATATCTGtataaatatttagttttttgcacTAAGTTCTAGTAAATATACGAATCATATATGGTTGTGGGCCCGAGCCAGTGTTTGTTTCGTGTTTTCGCAGGTGCGTTCAACACCACAAACGGTTTCACCGGCGGCGGCTGCTTGACGATGTTGTTACGGTGGTGGGTTTGCCTATTATCCTGTCCAGTAGCGGCGGCTTCCTTGACGTACTTTGTGTTTGCCTCGACCACGTTGGTTCCGTTGCGTTGCAGCAGGCTCCTCGAGTCGTGAAAGATGGGCTTTTGGTGGAGTTGAACTGGTTTGTTGTTGCTTTCTGGTTGGAATTTGGGGGCATTTGCGTCGACGGCGGGTTGCTTCTTTTCTAcgttttcgttgccgttttccAGCATGTACTTGAAACTTTGAGGCTTCTTCGGCTGTTGAATGGCACGTGGGGGATCATCCTCGGCGGCCGGTCCCGTTACCTTCGTGGACACGGTGTGACCGTCCTGGCGGAGGCCGATTTTGTTTTTGTCGTTGATGATCTTTTGGGCAAGGACGCTGCTCTTGTTGGCCGGTGGAGGTCGAGGTTTGATGAGGAGTTCCTTTTTGGCTTTCCGGTACTCTGGCAGTGCTCGAAATTTTGCCAACTCTTCGTCGCCAACAACCTGGAACTCGTCGGATTGTCCCAGCTGGATGTTGGACTCTGGTTTCGCAATTACTGGTCGACTTCGGGGATGGTCAATGTAGGAGCATctgtaaatttgaggaaatgaAAAAAGATGCTGATTTGAAGGCTTTCAACGACGACATACCTGTAGACCGGTTCGTAGCTCATGACTCCGTCCAGATGCAGAATGGTGTCCTTTGGCTTCGCCTTTGCCGGCTTCCTGGCCAAGTTCGGATTCCCGTAGCTGCTGCAATATTCCGGAACCCGGTTGGTGAACTCCCCGTCCAGAAAAAGATTATCTTTACGCTTCAAATACGACGGCCGATCGAACCTGCTCGTTATCGGATTCTGGTAGCGATCTTTGTACTCCGGAGTCAGATCCAGCAGTCCGCTGATGCTCaaattgtcgatttttttaatcggtGCACTCTTGGTGAAATTGTCGTAACTCTTGTAGCACTCTTTGTACTCGGATGGCATTCCGTAGAAATTCTTACTAAAGTTTATATTATTCAACTGTGGCGTCGATTGTGACTTTTCTATCGGAAACTCCACAAACTCTTCCCGGTATTCCGGCTTCAGCATCGTTTCACCAACCAGTCGGAGGTTGTTCTTCTCACACCGTTTCTTGTTGCTCTTCATCGCATCCGTGCAGTCTTCCAACCCGTTCCGTCTCTCCTTGGGGACGTTCAGCATCGATACCTTCCGGGTGCCACCCAAACTATCGGTCAACTTATACGGCAGATAGGACGATCGGTACTCCGAGTACTCCGACGACATCTTGGAGCCGTTAGAAGCCTTCAGCGTTTCCGGATGCTTCAGTATCGGTGGCCGAGATCTAGAACAAACAGTTGGAACGTGGAATTACCACCCACTCacacattttcatcaaattgaTTTCCCCTCATCATACTTTGCAATGGAACTCTTGGTGTAAGCGACAAACCTCGAACGTTGCTCCGACTGCTGCCGGTCCATCGTCGTCAGCTAGCGAACGGAATCTGCGGCGAGGAAGACTGTTTGAGGTGTTTTGCTGAaacacatgattttttaaaaggtgtttttttctggatttctTACCCAAACCAAAAATGATCACACTTAGCTGGAGAGGAGAGTTTGTGCTGGCGATTTGATGACACGCGCGCGAGTGCAGTGTTGGATGATAGATGGTTTTGAGCGGTTTGAAAATGTATGCTGGAAATCCGACGATTTCCGGATTAGATTCGGGGCTCGGGTTTAGTTGACCTGATTTGAACTTTCAAGATGGCGCCATAATTGTTTTGAGTACATGAGACAATCTTCttccaaaaaatcactttataaTTGCAGAATTTGTGTGCAGTTTATGCTCTTTTATGACTCTGGATTTATTCAGCATGATGATAAGTCAATAGTAATTCACTTCGTAAAACGTCAATGAATTTAGTTTGCATAATTGAAAACAGTTTGATGCATCTATCctttgaatttatttagagTTTTTAAGCTTCACAATTTAATAGATGACTCGCTCCCAATTCGAGCATATTAAAAACAGCAAATATTACTTTAACTGACGTAAAAACCACTTTAAACTCTAAAAAAGACACCGGAAGCACGTAAAAACGCGTCGTAACAGAcgtgaaaatttccaatttgaccaagaaagagagagagtttGTTATTTCTGCCAGTGCACACGTTACTATGGCTTACCGccgtaatttttcaatattcatgCGCCTAGAAGAGCACTGTTATTTTTGCGCTGTGTTATTATTGCCAGCCGCCCAGGATACCTATCAAGGTGCTGCACACGTGCATCGGCCCTACAGGAATAGAGGTGCAGCCCTGGCGGAAGGGCAAAGGGCAAGGCAGCTAGGGAGGGAGTTTTTTGAGCTCAATTTTACTGCGTAGTTACCGCAGCGGCGATCTTTTAGTTGTTTTGGTGATGGTGTGGTACTAAAAATGGGTGTGTCGAAATATTTCTATTGTAAAATACCAATGCTGCCCCCAGAAGCGCATATTTGTCTCATGTGATTCATATTTTATCTCTAAATTAAGCTGtcttcaaaaataattacattATGTTTGTTTAAAACTGATGGACCAGTTCATCTTTGTTcacattaaattttatcaacATATGAGACAGTTTTGcgattattttatcaaattgtaTGATTTAGCGGAAACTATTTCAGAAAACATAAAAGTTTTTAAACtgagtttaagaaaaaaatattcggattaGGCAAAATCTTCAGGCAAGCTTGGCAGTACCATGTAAGCGACATGAAATACGAATTATAGCTGAACAGTTTTAAGCAACCTTTGGATAAGTTCAGAAATAtatgtaaacaaaaagaaaaagctATAATTACATGTGAGACACAACATCAAGATTAAGTCATAATAACAAGATTAAGCCATAATTTGATTTGGCCTAAAATTTTAGGGGggtttccctatgaccaaagaagtcatGTTGCACATTATTGGTTGGTCCATACATGTCTTctttcaatgttgaaaacagACCATAAAAAAGGTatgtaaatatataaaaatctaTATATATGAAAGATATTTCGGATCGTTTAAGTGTCTTTGGCAATTTTGTAGCTATTAGGACTATTGACAAAAATAatattctaaacattttttcgcatttttcaaaaattttaatcacttggttaaattcccaaaatcgttttttcttcattttttgctttttgagtgtttttagaaccgaaTTTAGTCAGAGGTaatcaaaaacactaaaaaaaaatggtttattggaccattttttgaaaaaaaaactccagatttaaaaaatttcgagaattttgaaaaaaatgggtaTGTAATTGATACAATTCTGTATGTtgcgaaggaattttctgatcgatttggtgtcttcggcaacgtTGTAGGTTATGAATAAGAGTCCTATTCACAACCTACTGAAAGAAAAAGGTACATAAAAAATccgatattttcaatttaacttttcatcacttaggccgttgcaaatatttttcaaagtttatgtgacccccgcccaaaaaaaaaattggtccgaaatgtcagggaacaatttttttttcaaaggactTTTTTTCGCAAcatattaaatttttgtcaatacttaaatattttggaaacctatgattgcaaaacaacaggaCAGGTGTATTATGcattataaaatacatttttcattaaaatgtttatagCACGGCTCGTTAAATaattgtttaaacttttttaatttttttgtcccccccccctcgactttggtcagagtcgagtcCGTACCGTCCTTAACGggacacatcaaccagagcttttgctcCAAGACTTttattacagatattttagtatcttcaaaacttctgGAACTAacgatatgtttttttattcatcccatAAAGTACTGTCTTCAAAGTTAtctacaacaaagtttgactttttTACAATCAGGTTGTtccaggattgggtccgtaagtttgacaatttttgaagaagaagacaacaacttggttgctgtgcacccttaagattgaattcccaaaataagCGACGTTTTAAAGCgactaaaaacatattttaagtcATAGTGCACATTCTGGTTCCGTAGatataattttgaagaaaaaatgtttttagaaaatgttgaaaaaaacggacaaaaaaaaatttttcaaatcaaattgatTTTGCAATCGAAACAGTAGTTTATACAaacagttgcaaaaagaagattttaatacgacgaatgctgaaaaaatcaagttgcttacaacatttttacaattccgaaaacaattcttgaattaaattttatgtcaatcaTTCCTGtatttagtaaattcaccgttcagaACAAAACAATACTGAAAACTGTTACTTTTCGGTACAAGtgatgaaaagttcaacttttcagcacccatttcaggtattaattttccattctgttaattttggtagggaaaagtaggccgtttcgttcgTCGAAAAGTTggcagtttcacagcggaattgcaaaatagtagtttatgcaacaagttgcaaaaagaggattttttcagcacgagtcgtacatttatccaacgaggttcaccgaattggataaatacgaagagtgctgaaaaaatcaagttttgcaacgagttccatacaacattttttgcaattcaaaaaaaaaacacacactgagtgaaattttatgtcaaattttcatgtattttggcaataaatcgtttaaatcaaaaaaatgttgaaaagtgttacttttcgagaCAAGTGCtggaaagtagaacttttcagcatttatttttaaaagtgttgctattcgattctgttatttttggtacagaaaagtaggctatttcgtcgttcaaaaatgacaggaaaagtaagtagtttcacgatggaattgcaaaaagactttttttgttgctgataaaatgtaccattttcaagttatagccttttttgggtatttccgattttttttttcgttttaatgcattttaaaaatacttcttgaaagAACAGCCAATTATTTCAAGTGACGATATCTCGTTAACTAATTGTTCGTTaattattgttaaaatttcttttaaatttgttgttcGTTTTTTCGACAttacaaaaaactattttttccaaaattcatatTTCCGGAACCGCATTGTTCACAATCTGGCACAATGGTTCAAAAGATATCTTTTCGAGTCCAATAGAACATATTAATAAactggaaaaatataaaataggtattttggaatttaaattttaatgatacaaagttaaataaaaagagtattttttccgtgtaccttttttacaaattaaaaaatcgcgAAATAATCTGTAAATACTTATCTAGAGAACTAAACACATGATAGCAAATTTCTGTTGTaaatatttgatttgtttttaaattgctaAGGATATTTTTAGGGGGAAGGAAAGACAAAATCATGAAACGAAATTTTCACTGACCTTATTTTCAGACTCGAGATACACTCAGGTACTAAAAAccaatcttaaaaatttaagacaaacttatagaaaactaaaatctttgaaaaagattgttttcaaaaaccgtGAGTGATCATGtcccaatttatttaaaattgataatttttcctgaaaatcaaactaaaagtgGCTTTAACACAAAAAcgataatgtttaaaaaaaatttaggtattcagaaatttaaatgtttgtaaaatgcaaattcgaatttaaaatttatgaatgaggattttttatatcaattttttttaatgttcacaAATCCAGAATAAATCCAATCGATTGATGTGTCATCTGCCAATGTGGAaagatgtcagaaaaaaagtgtaattttatttttttttattttgcgtgATTCTGCTTGTtttataaaaaccaaaaaaaaataacataaaaaagaagaaaattagTTCCATTCTAAAATAACACTCTTTTGCTTCAATCAAGCTTATAACTGGATTCAAGCTTTAGACGAGAGGCTTTCTCTTTACCGATGCATCAGACCAAACGCAATGACATTCTTTGCATTTACTTATTATTAATGTATAGCAAGAAAGAAAAAAGacacaattgaaaaattaaaatgtaagtaaaagtaagtataaaattgtataaaatttcaaattaaattaattgtaataagattggaaaaaaatgtaaattaaaatatttttttaggtatttttttttaataatggggACAGGTCCATTTTCAAAAGTAtcatgttgtttttttgttactgTGAATGAGAGTTCCTGTGATGGCAGAAAAGTTGTCACTCAGTGTAATGAGTGGGCAACAGAGGTTTGCGTTGTGGGTGTAGATAAAATGTGTCGACAAATCGAAAAACCATCGCTAACCTGCAACATTTATGCATTCTTAATTACTGTATGTTGTTTTCATATATCTGAACGGAGTTTTATGAAATATATGGTGatgattttgtaaatttaaaaaaaatgttcacaacagatttacaacaaaaaaagctcaaaaactcaccTCTTCCTCAGATTGTCCGGCTCGTCCTGCGCCAGATCCGGCATGGACGTGCTCACCACGTTGCCAAGGTATTCGCGCGCCATCTTTCTCTGCTATTCCTGCTACTTCTGGCCGCCGTATCCGTAATCCAAACCCTCCGAGCCACCAAAATtagcacactttttttttcgttgtttgttATTTCTAAACCTTAGATTTCAGATCTTGATTTGCGTTTTCTTCACTTCTCTTCACCGGTGGTGGTAATTTCTAGACATAAACACATTAATTCACTGGGTATCGACCGGGGGCGCCACCTTCGCGGTGGTCGTCGCGGGCTTGACCTTGGCCATTCGCCGTTGgccacgctgctgctgctgctggagattGTTGCTCTTGAAGGTGCCACCGTTGACGTTGATGAAGCTGCCTCTTCTGCAGGGGCCGTCAATTGCTCCCATTTTCACTTTCAATCGAACGAGTCGGTTAGTTTAGATTTCTTCTTCGGCGAATTGCGAAGTGCACCCAAGTGCGCTCATCACAgactcttttattttttgaaaacattcaaatcgattgatttttatttattttcatttttgcttTATATTTTCCTTTAAATCACTTGCAGGCTGAACCTTTCTGCCATTGGCAGATCATAAAAAAAAGCACGTGCCCTGGCAACACTGCAATTTGAGCGGCGTGAAAAACGAAGATTTCCTTTTGCAATTTCCGTTGCCTCTTCTCTGCGATGGCCACTTTGCAACGATGGAATCGATTTTCGAACTCTTTCTtcttagacaaaaaaaaacacacgtgGACTGGCGTCACTTCAACCGATGAAAATCTGCAAAATAGAAGAAACAAAAGTTTGCCATTAATCTCCTTTTCTTTACCAAAATGCAGCAACGAACTATCTACGAATCCATCAATGAACCGAAATGGGAAGAGCTCCTGTGACCTGATCACTCTGGTCAGGATGTCCCTTTCTGGACGACTGAaatgctgctgctactgctgttTGGGGTTTTCCCAGCAAATTCTCGCAGAGTTTTCCCCCCCTCGTTCGGAGATCGGCAGGTCCTGCTCAATTATGTACAGCGTCGTAAAAGCGTAACAAGCGAGCAAAAAGTTGAAGTAATTCACCTAGCAGAAATTTAACCTTTCTTCGACATTTTTGTTTGATATTTCGaatcatttttgaaatcctTAAATCTCTGTCTTCAAAATTAACTTAAATTGAAATGCTACTTTTAAAATTCCAACCCTTTTCACCCCTCAAACAGTAACAAAAGGGACTCTCTGCCCGTCGTGGAACGGTTTGGCACACGTATGGACGGGGGGGTTCTGGAGGCCAGCAGCGGTGTGGCACATGCGCACTCCGTGAAACGTTTCAGGATGGGGTGCTGGTGGCAGGAGTGATGAAATTTGCACCCTCGAGTGTGATGGCCAGTGGGAAGGACGCCGGCCACCACAGCCTGTGACACGGTGATTGTTGGCTATAGCGGGAACCATTTTTCGAAGGTGAAATCCTTGAAAGGAAAGTCAAGATTTTTGTACGCTGataatttggttatttttaaacgCGAGGGGGGTGGTGGTGCGCACACGTGAACTTGGAACGTGACCGTTTGAAGGGTAGTTTTGAGTGTTTAATGAGGGAAAAGCTTTTAAGAGTtaatgtttttgcaaaaaaaaaaaaaaaacaaaaaaaaaatgataaatatctCGTTGATTGTGTGTTTATATGTTATAGAATTTGTATCGAATTAGAATTTAAATGAGAAAATACTCGACACTCGGAAAttccattttgtttttttttaaatttcgttcaCCTTCAGAACCGGTTTGATGCATGGTGGATTTTGCATGTGAGAAGTTCTCTAGAATTTCGCAAAAATAATCCTGTTTTGATTTTCGTACTTTTTTATTTGTCCATCGTTTATTTATGTTCAACTAAGCCATGTTGCATTGTTAGTttcttcatacaagtctccattcaaatttgaaggCTGTCCATAGAAAAGTGCTATAAAAACATTAGAAAATCCGTACCTCAAGAAGTATTTTGTGATCGGTTTGGTGTTTTTGACAAAGTTGCAAGTTTTGACAAgaactataaaaaaatacagtgtagaaaaaatacatttttttaaataactttttattacaaaaaggAGATTTagaatagggtaattctccgccaactcacacagcagttgccccgacccctcttcgatttgcgtgaaactttgtcctaaggggtaacttttgtccctgatcacgaatccgaggtccgttttttgatatctcgtgacggaggggcggtgaccccttccattttgcacatgcgaaaagaggtgtttttcattaatttgcagcctgaaacggtgatgagatagaaatttggtgtcaaagggacttttatgtaaaattagacgcccgatttgatggcgtaatcaaattccgaaaaacgtattttcatcgaaaaaacactaaaaagttttaaaattctcccattttccgttactcgactgtaaaaattttggaacatgtcattttatgggaaatttaatgtacttttcgaatctacattgtcccagaagggtcatttttcatttagaacaaaattttcattttaaaatttcgtgttttctaactttgcagggttatttttagagtgtaacaatgttctacaaagttgtagagcagacaattacaaaaattttgatatatatacataaggggtttgcttataaacatcacaagttatcacgattttacgaaaaaaagttttaaaaaagttggtcgtcatcgatcatggccgttcatggtcacccgcgacagacacggacgacgaaacaaagagaaacgcaaaagtaactttttcaaaacttttttcgtaaaatcgcgataacttgtgatgtttataagcaaaccctaatgtctatatatcaaaatttttgtaattgtctgctctactttgtagaacattgttgttaaaaataaccctgcaaagttagaaaaaacaaattttaaaaaatgaaaaatgttctgaacaatgtagattcgaaaagta from Culex quinquefasciatus strain JHB chromosome 3, VPISU_Cqui_1.0_pri_paternal, whole genome shotgun sequence includes:
- the LOC6041243 gene encoding uncharacterized protein LOC6041243 isoform X2; translation: MDRQQSEQRSRSRPPILKHPETLKASNGSKMSSEYSEYRSSYLPYKLTDSLGGTRKVSMLNVPKERRNGLEDCTDAMKSNKKRCEKNNLRLVGETMLKPEYREEFVEFPIEKSQSTPQLNNINFSKNFYGMPSEYKECYKSYDNFTKSAPIKKIDNLSISGLLDLTPEYKDRYQNPITSRFDRPSYLKRKDNLFLDGEFTNRVPEYCSSYGNPNLARKPAKAKPKDTILHLDGVMSYEPVYRCSYIDHPRSRPVIAKPESNIQLGQSDEFQVVGDEELAKFRALPEYRKAKKELLIKPRPPPANKSSVLAQKIINDKNKIGLRQDGHTVSTKVTGPAAEDDPPRAIQQPKKPQSFKYMLENGNENVEKKQPAVDANAPKFQPESNNKPVQLHQKPIFHDSRSLLQRNGTNVVEANTKYVKEAAATGQDNRQTHHRNNIVKQPPPVKPFVVLNAPAKTRNKHWLGPTTIYDSYIY
- the LOC6041243 gene encoding uncharacterized protein LOC6041243 isoform X1, with the translated sequence MDRQQSEQRSRFVAYTKSSIAKSRPPILKHPETLKASNGSKMSSEYSEYRSSYLPYKLTDSLGGTRKVSMLNVPKERRNGLEDCTDAMKSNKKRCEKNNLRLVGETMLKPEYREEFVEFPIEKSQSTPQLNNINFSKNFYGMPSEYKECYKSYDNFTKSAPIKKIDNLSISGLLDLTPEYKDRYQNPITSRFDRPSYLKRKDNLFLDGEFTNRVPEYCSSYGNPNLARKPAKAKPKDTILHLDGVMSYEPVYRCSYIDHPRSRPVIAKPESNIQLGQSDEFQVVGDEELAKFRALPEYRKAKKELLIKPRPPPANKSSVLAQKIINDKNKIGLRQDGHTVSTKVTGPAAEDDPPRAIQQPKKPQSFKYMLENGNENVEKKQPAVDANAPKFQPESNNKPVQLHQKPIFHDSRSLLQRNGTNVVEANTKYVKEAAATGQDNRQTHHRNNIVKQPPPVKPFVVLNAPAKTRNKHWLGPTTIYDSYIY